The DNA sequence CTCTGTTTCCACCATCTCTATCTCTAGAATCACGGTTTCCACCCTCACGGTCACGTCCGAAATCCCTGCTTCCACCGTCTCTGCTACCACCATCACGGTTGTTGCTGAATCTGTTTCCACCTTCTCTTCGGTCACCGCCTCTGTCGCGATCTCTACCTCTTCCGTCACGATCACGGTCTCTGCCACGATCTCTACCTCGGTCTCCTCCTCTATCGTCGCTGTTGAATTTCTGATCAACCAAATCGTCTTTATCTTTGTAATAAAGCGCCATCTCTCTCAGTTGTAACTGCAACATTTGGTGAACCAACTCTTCTTTAGTAAAGGCTGATAAATCTGGAATCAACTCATTGTCGAATTCAACCAGATTTTCGTGCTCTGTAAATAATTTTTCGAATACTCCAGCAACCTGTGCTTCGATAATCGTTTTACCAGTTGGGATTTTCTTCTCAACAATATCAATTTTAGTAACTGATTTAATTTGTTTCAATTTTCTTGATTCTTCAGGTTTAATTAAAGAAATCGAGATACCATCTTTTCCAGCACGTCCAGTTCTACCACTACGGTGAACAAAAACTTCAGGATCATCCGGTAAAGAGAAGTGAATAACGTGTGTCAATGAATCAACATCCAAACCTCTCGCTGCAACGTCAGTCGCAACTAAGATATCGATGTTTTTCAAACGGAATTTTTTCATTACCGTATCACGTTGTGCCTGAGATAAATCACCGTGAAGCGCATCTGCAGCATACCCATTTTGCATCAAAAAGTCAGCGACTTCCTGAGTTTCCATACGGGTTCTACAGAAAAGAATTGAATATTGATTTGGATTTGCATCAATCAATCTTTTCAAAGCTTCTTTTTTGTTTCTGTAACCAACCACGTAAAATTCGTGCTTGATATTTTTCTTAACTTCATTGATAGAACCAACAGCAATTCTGTGTGGATTCGTCAAATAGTTTTTAGAAATTCTTTCAACCTCTTTATTCATCGTTGCCGAGAACAAAAGAGTTTGTTTAGTTTCTGGTGTTTCTCTTAAAATGGTTGCCAAATCTTCTTTGAAACCCATTGAAAGCATTTCATCAGCTTCATCAAGAATTAACCATTGAATTTCTGAAAAATCAAGGGCTTTTCTGTTGATCAAGTCGATTACTCTACCTGGCGTTCCCACGATAATTTGTGGTTTGTCACGTAAAGATCTGATTTGATCGCTAATACTGCTACCACCATAAACTGCTGTAGTTTTGATGTTTTTTAAGTATTTCGAATAATTTGTAATGTCTTTGGTAATTTGCAAACAAAGTTCTCTGGTTGGACAAAGCACCAATAATTGGATTTTGCGACTCCCGTCGTCAATCATATCCAAAATCGGAAGCGTAAACGCTGCTGTTTTGCCTGTTCCCGTCTGCGCAAGTGCGATAAGATCGCGTGTATCTGTAGAGATAAAAGGAATAGTCTGTTTTTGGATTTCTGTTGGGCTCACAAAGCCCATTTCGCCAATTGCCTTCAAAACTTCAGGACTTAGATTGGTCTCCGTAAATAAATTCATGTAAAAGATCGTCTATAAATTGGGTGCAAAGATACGTTTTTTATTTATTATAATTATATGAGGTGTTTATTAAATTATTGTTAATTACACAAAACGCCATTTATCTCCGTTTTATTTTTGTAGGTTAACTTTATATTTCTTACAATCCTCTATTTTCTTTAACTTAAAGTTCTTCTCGATATTAAATGACGAAATTTAAAAACCGTGTCAAGGTTTAGAACCTTGACACGGTTAAATGACAATGAACATATATTTAAAATTAATTTTGATTATTTTTGATTAGAATTAATTAGTAAAAACAACACGCTGCTCCACAATACAATTCCTCACAACCTATAAAGAAGCAACGACAAGAATAGTTTCAAGGTAATAAAAACGTATTTTCGTTATGAAGAATATTTTTAGAAAAATCATTTAAAATGAAAAAAGAAACCGCAATAAAATTATTTGAAAGCCAGAAAGTTCGTACAATTTGGAGCGATGACGATGAAAAATGGTATTTTAGTATTGTTGATGTGGTTTCTGTTTTAACTGACAGTCTAAATCCACAAGTCTATTGGAGAGTATTAAAAAAACGATTAATCGACGAAGGAAATGAAACCGTTACAACTTGTAACGCTTTGAAATTAAAAGCAGCTGACGGTAAAATGCGTTTAACTGATGTTGCAGATACCGAGCAACTTTTTCGCCTAATTCAATCTATTCCTTCTCCCAAAGCAGAACCTTTCAAATTATGGTTAGCAAAAGTTGGCTACGAACGGATAGAAGAAACTGAAGATCCAGAACTTGGTTTTGATCGTGCAATGGAAACTTATCTGAAAAAAGGATACAGCACCGCTTGGATAAATCAACGCTTAAAAAGCATTGAGGTAAGAAAAGAATTGACTGACGAATGGGATAATAAAGGAGTGAAAAAAGGACAAGAATATGCTTTACTTACTGATGAAATCACCAAAGCTTGGTCAGGAAAAATCGTTAAAGATTACAAAAAATACAAGGGTTTGAAAAAAGAAAACCTTCGAGATAATATGACCAATTTAGAATTGGTTTTGAATATGCTTGCTGAAGCTACAACTACCGAAATAAGCAAAGAAAAAAAACCGAAAAACTTCGCCGAAAATAAAATAATAGCCCGACAAGGCGGAACAGTAGCGGGAAATGCCAGAAAAGAAATCGAAGCAAAATCAGGCAAAAAAATCATTAGCAATCTAAACGCCAAAGAATTAAAAAAAATAACAAACCAAAAAAAGAAATTGGAATAAGTAAAAGTAATTTCTCATCTCAAAAAAACACATCAAAATGTCTGTAAAAATAGAAAATTCCACCCTACAATTCCTTAAAACTTTAGAAAAGAATAACAACCGCGAATGGTTCAATGAACATAAGGATGTCTATCTGAAAGCCAAGGAAGATGTGGAAGTATTTGTGGAAGATTTAATTCATGAGATTTCAAAATTCGATGACGAGATTTTGAAAATTGATCCCAAGAAAGCAATCTTTAGAATCTATCGTGATATCCGTTTTTCGAAAAATAAAATTCCTTATAAAACGCATTTCGGAGCGAGTTTAGGAATGGGAAAAGGAAATAAGATCTCTGGATATTATTTACATATCGAACCCGGGAAATCATTTTTAGCAGGTGGCGTTTACCAACCAGAGCCTTCAGTTTTAAAGGAGATCAGGAAAGAAATAGCAGCAAATAGTGAAGATTTTTTGAAAATTTTAGAAAACAACGATTTCCGAAATAATTTCCGCGGATTAAGTGTAGAAAACAAATTACAAAGAGTTCCAACCGGTTTTGAAAAAGATCATCCGATGGCAGAATATCTGAAATTGAAAAGTTTTATCGTGAGTCATCCTGTATCTGATGAACAACTTTTAGATAAAAATGCGGCGACCAATTTTGCTAAAATACTCGAAAGTATAAAACCACTCAATGAATTCTTGGAATTACCTTTTGGTTAAAAGACGATTACTTTAATTGATCAATCGTTTTCTGAATATCAGGATCACTCGGATGAATCGAGTAATACTTGGCAATTTTTCCAGTTTGATCGATGACCATAAATCTTGGCACCCAATTCAAGTCGATGTAATTATTGAAATTATTTTTCCAACCTTCATCAAACCAATAGTTTTCTTGAGAAGCGATTTCGTATTTATCCAACCCTCTTTTCCACTGTTCGTGAGAACGGTCCAAAGAAAAGTAAACGAAGTCAATTTCTGGATTTTTCTCTTTCAACTCTTTAGTAGCCGGAAGTGCAAGAATACAATCTCGACACCAACTCGCCCAGAAATCAATAATTAAAATTCGTGCTTCATGTTTTTTCAACACCTCGGCAATCGAAACTTTCTTTCCTTCTAAAGAAGTTATTTTTTGACCTAAGGCCTCTTTTGAAAATTCTGCTTTATTAATTTCCGGAACTTTTTGGGCAAATA is a window from the Kaistella flava (ex Peng et al. 2021) genome containing:
- a CDS encoding DEAD/DEAH box helicase, translating into MNLFTETNLSPEVLKAIGEMGFVSPTEIQKQTIPFISTDTRDLIALAQTGTGKTAAFTLPILDMIDDGSRKIQLLVLCPTRELCLQITKDITNYSKYLKNIKTTAVYGGSSISDQIRSLRDKPQIIVGTPGRVIDLINRKALDFSEIQWLILDEADEMLSMGFKEDLATILRETPETKQTLLFSATMNKEVERISKNYLTNPHRIAVGSINEVKKNIKHEFYVVGYRNKKEALKRLIDANPNQYSILFCRTRMETQEVADFLMQNGYAADALHGDLSQAQRDTVMKKFRLKNIDILVATDVAARGLDVDSLTHVIHFSLPDDPEVFVHRSGRTGRAGKDGISISLIKPEESRKLKQIKSVTKIDIVEKKIPTGKTIIEAQVAGVFEKLFTEHENLVEFDNELIPDLSAFTKEELVHQMLQLQLREMALYYKDKDDLVDQKFNSDDRGGDRGRDRGRDRDRDGRGRDRDRGGDRREGGNRFSNNRDGGSRDGGSRDFGRDREGGNRDSRDRDGGNRGESRDRKPRRNDGDMVRFFFNLGKRDNLKKIDMLEIINKSTEKSRKRPDIGNIEILEKFSFFEVEKSFKDEVLKGLETQKFKGKDMRAEESN
- a CDS encoding Bro-N domain-containing protein, translated to MKKETAIKLFESQKVRTIWSDDDEKWYFSIVDVVSVLTDSLNPQVYWRVLKKRLIDEGNETVTTCNALKLKAADGKMRLTDVADTEQLFRLIQSIPSPKAEPFKLWLAKVGYERIEETEDPELGFDRAMETYLKKGYSTAWINQRLKSIEVRKELTDEWDNKGVKKGQEYALLTDEITKAWSGKIVKDYKKYKGLKKENLRDNMTNLELVLNMLAEATTTEISKEKKPKNFAENKIIARQGGTVAGNARKEIEAKSGKKIISNLNAKELKKITNQKKKLE
- a CDS encoding DUF2461 domain-containing protein, which codes for MSVKIENSTLQFLKTLEKNNNREWFNEHKDVYLKAKEDVEVFVEDLIHEISKFDDEILKIDPKKAIFRIYRDIRFSKNKIPYKTHFGASLGMGKGNKISGYYLHIEPGKSFLAGGVYQPEPSVLKEIRKEIAANSEDFLKILENNDFRNNFRGLSVENKLQRVPTGFEKDHPMAEYLKLKSFIVSHPVSDEQLLDKNAATNFAKILESIKPLNEFLELPFG
- a CDS encoding TlpA family protein disulfide reductase, which codes for MKKVSILFLVLISFGLFAQKVPEINKAEFSKEALGQKITSLEGKKVSIAEVLKKHEARILIIDFWASWCRDCILALPATKELKEKNPEIDFVYFSLDRSHEQWKRGLDKYEIASQENYWFDEGWKNNFNNYIDLNWVPRFMVIDQTGKIAKYYSIHPSDPDIQKTIDQLK